CCCGCGCTCCGTGCGTGGAGTACCCGCCACAACGAGCGGGTACTCCACGTTTTTCGCGATTGTACGCGAGTGGAACAGGTTGAACTGCTGGAAGATCATGCCGATGCGTGACCGGACGCTTCGCAGCTTGGCCTCGGAGAGGGCGGTGATGTCGACGCCATCCACGAGGATCGCGCCGCTCGTCGCCCGCTCCAGGCCGTTGACGAGTCGAAGCAGGGTCGACTTGCCTGCACCCGAGTAGCCAATCACGGCGTGGATCTCGCCAGATGCGATGTCGATCGAGACATCGTCAACGGCGACAACCTCGGTGCCAGACCGGCCGCGGGCTGGATACCGCTTGCCGACCCCCTGCAGTTCAACTTTCGTCATGAAGAACGAGCTTAGCCCTTGGTCGCGCGGTAGTTGTCCTCGGCGTCGGCAAGGAGCTTAGCGAGGTCGTCCTGCGAGAGCTTCACGGAGACCGCGCCCTCACCGACGTAGTCCTTCAGCGCGGCCTGGAAGGTCTCGTTGTTCTGGTAGATGTCGACGAGCTTCAGGTAGGTCTCGTTGTCCTTGTCCTCGGCGCGTGCCGCGAAGATGTTGGTGTACGGCTCCACCGCGGCGTCGTCGGCGCTATCCGAGCCGAGCGAGTCCTTGAAGTCGAGCCCGCCGAGCTCAACGAAGTCGTTGTTGACGATGCCGCCGTCAACGTCGGGCAGCGAGGCCGGGATAATGTCAGCCGCGAGCTCGGTGACCTTCACGCGCGACTTGTCGGCAACGATGTCGTCGGGAGTCGAGGTCGCGCTGCCGCCATCCTTGAGCTCGAGCAGGCCGAGCTTCTGGAGCACGAGCAGGGCGCGGGCGCGGTTCGACTCGTCGTTCGGGATCGCGATTGTGCCACCCTCTGGGATGTCCTTCACGTCGGTGTACTTGCTCGAGAACAGGTTGAGCGGGTACACGACTGTCGAGCCGAGCGCGACGAGGTCGTCGTCGGCGTCGACGTTATGGGTCGCGAGGTAGATGATGTGCTGGAACTGGTTGAGGTCGAGATCCCCGGCCGAGACGGCCGGGTTCGGCTGCGGGTACTCGCTGAAGTCTACGATCTCGACCTCAATGCCTTCCTTCTCAGCCTCGTCGACGAAGGTCTCCCAGTAGGGCTGGCCGCCGGGGACGACGCCGATGCGCACAGGGCCCGTCGTCTCAGCGCCGTCATCCTTGGGAGCCGAGTCGCTCGCGCAGCCCGTGAGTGCGGTTGCGGCGATAGCGAGGGCCGCGACCGATGCGGCGATGAGACTGCGCTTCTTCACAGACATGATGTTCCTTTTCGTTTGGTGAACTGAGCGTAGGTCGACGCCGTGGCGAGAATCTTGCGCAGTGGCAAGAATCACTATGCCCCGACCGGTACTAGACAATCCTCGCCGTAACGCCACGAATCCCCCAATCGGAGCGTCACATTGCGTCATCCGCGTGGGATACTGAGGTCGAACATTCAGCGAATCGGGGCGGAAAACATCGGCACCCGAGCACATCGGAAGGATCCGTCGGTTCACATGAATCAGCCCACAACTGACCACCTCGAGGCCTGGAACACAAAGCAGGCACTGGCGGAGCGAATGATTCCGCTCATCGGTCAGCTCTACCGCGATCACGACATCGTCATGTCAGTCCACGGACGCAGCCTGATCGGCCGCTCAGCCATCGACATCATTCGCGCCCACAGCTATGCACGCAAGATCGATGAGGTTGAGCTCGACATTGCAGAGACCTCCGCGATCGTCGCGGCACTCACGGCAATCCAACCCGGCCCCGTCTCGATTGACCTCGCACTCCTCGCGAACGGCTTCCGCGCCGCTGCGACAACCGACCTCGAGGCGTACCTCCGCGACGAGCTCGCGCCCGCCCTCGCCGCCAAGCCCGCAAGCGGACGCGACGTTGTGCTCTACGGTTTCGGACGTATCGGTCGTCTCCTCGCCCGCATCATGATCGAGCACGCGGGAAGCCAGAACGGCTTGAACCTGCGCGCAATCGTCGTCCGGAAGAACGGCGAGAACGACCTGCAGAAGCGCGCCAACCTTCTCCGCCGCGACTCGGTGCACGGCCCCTTCAACGGCACCATCAAGGTCCTTGAAGACGAGAACGTCATCCTCGCGAACGGCGTTCGCATCCAGGTGATCTACTCGAGCGACCCGGCAGACGTCGATTACCCCTCGTACGGTATTGAAGACGCGATCCTTGTCGACAATACCGGGCGCTGGCGCGACGCCGAGGGCCTCGGCAAGCACCTCGAGAACTCGGGCATTTCCCGCGTCATCCTCACCGCTCCGGGCAAGGGCGACCTGCTGAACGTCGTCTACGGCGTGAACAACGACAAGATCAGCGACGCTGACACGATCCTCAGCGCGGCATCGTGCACGACGAACGCGATCACGCCAGTGCTGAAGGTCGTGAACGACGCGTTCGGAGTGAAGCAGGGCCACGTCGAGACCGTGCACTCGTACACGAACGATCAGAACCTCATCGACAACTTCCACTCGGGCGATCGGCGTGGGCGTTCCGCTGCACTGAACATGGTGCTCACCGAGACCGGCGCCGCGAAGGCTGTCGCGAAGGCGCTGCCGGAGTTCGAGGGCAAGCTCACTGGAAACGCCATCCGCGTTCCCACACCAAACGTGTCGATGGCTGTGCTCAACCTGCAGCTCGAGCGCGAGACAACCACCGAAGAGCTCAACGCACTTCTCGAGCAGGTCTCACTCACGGGCGCACTTCGCACGCAGATTGACTACGTTGAGTCACCCGAGATCGTCTCCACCGACTTCGTCGGGTCGAACCGAGCAGGGATCGTCGACGGCCTCGCGACCCTCGTCACGGGCTCAAGCGCAGTGCTCTACGTCTGGTACGACAACGAGTACGGCTACAGCTGCCAGGTTGTTCGCATTATCGAGCAGCTCGCGGGCGGACATCCACTGCAGCTTCCCGCTCTCGCCAAGTAAGCTGAAGACACAGACACCCGTACAGGAAGGAACTCGTTATGTCCGAGAAGTACCTCATCGGAGTTGACGGATCAGATCACAGCCGCGCCGCCCTGAAGTGGGGGCTCGCACGCGCCACGGAGCGCGGCGCGACCGTCGAGCTCATCCACGTCGCAGACGACTCCTTCCTGTCCGAAAGTGTCGCCTTCCTCTCGGAGGCACAGTCGGCCTCGGAGCAGATGCTCGCGCACGAGATCGAACGCGCGCGAACCGAGCTTGGGTTCACCGGGGAGATCGCGGGAAGCGCCGTTGTCGGCCACCCGATCGCAGAGGTCGAGGCTGCGTCGAAGCACGCAGACCTGCTCGTCCTTGGCGCGCACACAGGCGGCAAGTTTGCTGGCTCCGTCTTCGGCACTCGCGCGGTGAAGATCGCGGCGGTTGCGCACTGCCCTGTCGCCGTCATCCCGGCAGAGCAGGAAGGCGCCGGCAGCGGCGTCGTCGTCGGAGTTGATGGATCAGAAGCGTCAAAGCGTGCAATCGCGTTCGCCGCCGAAGAGGCCTCGTTCCGTGGCGTGCCCCTCGTCGCGGTCTACGCGTGGATGCCGCCGCTCACCCCCGGTCTCGAATACCTCTGGAGCGAGGAGCTCGTTACCGCTCAGCAGGCAGCGGCCGAAGAGTCAATCGCGATCGGCACTGCGGGCCTTGCTGAGCGCTACCCAGATCTCGAGGTTCGCCGCGAGATCGTGCAGGCTCCCCCAGTCACCGCTCTGCTGCAGGTCGCCGAGACTGCCGAGATGGTCGTTGTCGGTAGCCGCGGTCGCGGCGGCATCTCCCGCCTGCTTCTCGGGTCGGTCAGTCACGGCGTGCTCAACGCGCTGCCGTGCACGACCGTCGTTACCCGCGCGGAGTAATAGTCCATGGCCGGCGATCTTCGCATTGAGCGCGTCGTCACCTTCGGGGTGCTCGGGGCCGGGCGCCCCGGGTACCCGCCGGAGGGCATTGCGTTAGACAACAATGTGTGGATTGTTGGTGACGACGACAGCGCCCTCATCATCGATGCCGCTCACGACGCTGACGCCGTAGTGACCGCTGTCGGCGACCGAGACCCGCTCGGCATCCTGCTCACCCACGGGCACGAGGATCACGTCAACGCAGCGATCGCCCTCGCGGATGCGCTGGACACCCACACCTACCTCCACCCTGACGACCTCTTTTTGTGGGAGGACACTCACGGGGCCGACAGGCTTCCCGACTTCGAACTTGCGGATGGCGCGTCGTTCTCAGTTGGCGGCGCCGAGCTCGTCACGTTGCATACGCCAGGTCATACGCCAGGCTCGGTGAGCTTCTATGCGGGTTCGCTTGGCACGCTCCTGTCTGGCGACACCCTCTTCGAGGGTGGCCCGGGTGCCACCCGCTGGGAATACTCGAGCTTCCCGAGGCTCATCGAGTCGATCAGCAACAGGCTACTCACATTGCCTGCCGTCACGACGGTGCTTCCTGGCCACGGATCGGCGACGACAATTGGGGCGGAGGCCCCGCAGATCGCAGCCTGGGCCGCCCAGTCAACCTAACAGCTCGCTAGAGGACTTCGCCGAGGCGCCTGAACGTCCGGTCAATGTAGCTCATCGGCTCGGCCGCCTCCCCGAAGTGGGCGTCGAGCACCCCTGCGACGACAATCACTGACGAACCGACCTCGAGTTGATGCAGCGAACGGCAACGCAGCGCGGCGCGCACGCCGGGCAGCAACGGTTCGCCAGTAGGGAGCGTCTCCCACCCCTGCTCGGAAGTGAACCGCTCAGTTCCAGAGACTGCAAACGTCTGCGCGATCCCAGCGTGGCGCGCGTCGAGCAGGTGCACAACGAATGAGTCGGCGTGTAGCACTCCCCCTGCGCTACCCGTAGCTCGTGTGACTGAGAACGAGAGCGCCGGTGGGTCGACGGCCACGGAAGCGACGCTCGAGACCGTTAGGCCAACCGGGCCCACGGGCGTCTGCGCGGTGATCAGGCCAACCCCCGCCGGGTGATCGCGGAATGCCCGCTTCAGCGCGTCGCCAGCCTCAAACTCGTTCACCGATGTTCCTCCGCAGTTCTCTCAGATTGTGGGGACGTGGCCGGTTCTCCGACCTTCCCCCGGTCCAACCCGTGAGGATGCGGGGCTATTCCCCTCGGCTCGGCATAGGCCGCGGCGGTGCGAACGAACACCGTGAGCCAGGCGAACAGGAGGCTCGCCGCCATGAATTCGGTGCCGGTGAGGTTGTAGTAACCAAACGGCACCCACAACAGCACCGCGACGACGATGCCGACAACGACGATCAGCGAGAACACGACGAGCTCCCTCGGAACGTCGACGATACGCCTGAGCGACACGAAGACGAACACTGCGAACACGACGAGCATGCCACTCGCTGACCCAACGTGAACGACGATGTTCTCTGCATCGGGGACCGCACCTGCAACAGCCATGCACAACCCAATTGCGGCAAAGAGCCACGAGAGCAAGCGCACGAGCTTCGGGTCGTCGGAGTTGCGGGCGATGAGGCCACGCCGAATGTCGTGGCCAATGTAGTTTGACAGCGCGACGAGCACGAAGCCCGTGATGATGAGCGAGACGTTGAACCTATAGCCGCTCGAGCCCGACTCGTTGCCGAGCTGCGAGAAGTGGAGCTGCCACCAGGAAGCGTCTGGCGAACTCACCATGCTCGCCATCGTGCCAGTGAACAGTTGTAGAGTTGCGAGCACCGCGATGGAGCCCGAGCTGACCCGCGAGCCAATGAGCGCCCCAATGTACGTCATCGCAGCGGTTGCCGCGCCCGACAGCACACCACCGCCAAGTGGGTCGACAGTCAGGCCCTGGAAGCCAAGTTGGAACAAGCTCGCGATCGCCATGACCGCGAGGTACGCGAGCATGCCTGTCGCGAGCGTGAGCGCGAACACGTCGAAGGCCCGTTTCGCGAGCGGCAGTTGGCGCCGCCAGAGGTCACGCCCGCGTCGAGTCTCGACTATGTGTCCGAGCAGATAGGCAAGGCCCGCTCCACCCCCGGCGCACCACGCCGCGATGTTGCCGAGGGATGCGTCGCCCGCGAGGGGCAGTCGCCGGCCGAACATCACGAGCGCCGTCAAGATCCCGGCAACGACGAACGCAGCAACCGCCAGCCGGGTGGCGCGGGACTCGATTGCAGCGGAGCCGCTGCCGACGCGAGGCAAGAGCCTCCCCTGTCGGAGGGTGCCACTCCCCCCACCCTGAGGGTGGCTGTGCGATTCAAATTCGGTTCGGGCGTGCGGTGTCAAGGGATATCCGTTCAATCTGCGCGACACGCGGGTCCCTCGATTTCGGATCTCGCGCGGTTCCACACTAGACTGATCAGGTTCGCTTCGGTGAACGGAGGGCCTGTAGCTCAGCTGGTAGAGCGCCACGTTTACACCGTGGATGTCGTCGGTTCGATCCCGGCCGGGCCCACCGACATACCCCTCACTCGGATTTCTGAGTGAGGGGTATTGCGTTTCTGCGACAGTGGCTGCACTTCTGGCGCGCTCGCATTACGCCTGTGAGCCACACAGCTCGTTTCATTCTTCTGGGATCTGCCCTTATCAATGCCGGTTTCTCGCTCTTCAGGGATTTCTTCTGCAGATCCCATACCGTGGGCTCGCGCGCGTGAGTGTGTCCACCTGTCCACAGCCCCGCCCGAATGTGCTCGCCTAATGCGACTGCCCACTTTAGCCAGTCACCAGACTGTGCAAAGATGGTTCCCTGCATCGCAAGCACCAATGATCAGCACGCTCACACCAGTCGCGCAGTGGGGAATCGTCTTGCCGGCGCCCCCGGTTTCTGCTTCGACATGCACCAGACGGAGATGATTTCGTGAGCTCACCCGAGCGCACTACCCCCGACAAGACGCCCGACTCGCAGCCCTACGCCGCTCAGGCGGAGACGGGGCGCGCACACGAGGAACTGGCAGACCCTGCGACTCATGCGGGTCCCGCGCCGACGGCTACGCCCGCGGCAACCGAGCCGCCAACAAACACCGAGCCGCCAGCACACACGGACCCTCCAACAAACACAGAGCCTCCAACAAACACGGACCCTCCAACAAACACAGAGCCTCCAACAAGCACAGGCGCGCTCCTGCTCGAGCCCGGAGACCTCGACCTGCCCGATACCGTGCACCTGCACGAGGCTGTGCAGATCAACGATGACGACAGTGACGAGCGCATCACGGCGAAGCTTCGCACGCACGGTGTCCGTATTGGCAAGGGCATGATCTCCCCTCGCGTGTTCTGGCCGGCGCTCGCTATCATCCTTGTGCTTGTCGCCTACGCCGCCTTCTGGCCAGACTCCGCTGAGGCGACGTTCAGCACAGTACAAGGTTGGATCGTGGAGAACCTCGGCTGGTACTACATGCTGATTGTCGCGGCGTTCATCGCTATCGCCACGACCCTCGGATTCTCACGGCTTGGCCGTATCAGGCTCGGCCGCGATGACGACGAACCAGAATTCGGCCTGTTGTCGTGGTTCTCGATGCTGTTCGCAGCGGGCATGGGCATCGGCCTCGTCTTCTACGGTGTCGGGGAGCCCCTGACGTATGCGACCGTCGACCCGAAGCCAGGCTGGGAGGGCAACCAGGCCGAGATCGCTGGCCTCGCGATGGCGCAGACGTTCGTGCACTGGGGAATCCACCCCTGGGCTATTTACGCAATCATCGGCCTATCGATCGCCTACGCGATTCATCGTCGAGGCCGCCCGGTATCTATCAGGTGGGCCCTCGAGCCATTGTTCGGCGAACGCGTAAAGGGTTGGACGGGCGACGTCATCGATGTGCTTGCCATCCTTGGCACAGTCTTCGGCGTGGCGACGTCACTTGGGCTTGGCGTGCAACAGATCTCTGCGGGCATGCTTGAGATCGGCATTGTTGACACTGTCGACAACACGACCCTCGTCGTGCTCATCATCGCGGTCACGCTGGTCGCAATGTTCTCGGTGATCAGTGGGATCGGCGCTGGCATGAAGTGGCTGTCGAACATCAACCTGTCGCTCGCAGGCGCGCTCCTCATCTCGCTGCTACTTCTCGGCCCGACGCTGTTCCTCTTCCAGAACCTCACTGAGTCCCTCGGCTTCTACCTGGCGAACTTCATGCAGATGACCTTCGACGTCGGCGCGTTCCAGCGCGGCGAGGGCACGAGTTGGTTCGCAAACTGGACCATCTTCTACTGGGGATGGTGGATCTCCTGGTCCCCCTTCGTCGGCATCTTCATCGCCCGCATCTCCCGTGGACGCACTGTGCGCGAGTTTGTTGCAGGCGTCATGCTTGTTCCGACATTCGTTGGAATTCTCTGGTTCTCTGTACTCGGAGGCAGCGGCCTGTTCCGCCAATTCTTCGGGGCCGGCGACCTTGTACAAGACGGAACACTCGACGTTGACAGCGTGCTGTTCAAGATCCTCGGCGATCTGCCGTTCGGCACAATCTTCTCGGTCGTCGGGATCCTGCTCGTCGCGATCTTCTTCATCACGTCGTCTGACTCGGGTTCGCTCGTGGTCGATATGCTCGCCTCAGGCGGACACCCGAACCCTCCCACATGGTCGCGTGTGCTCTGGTCGGTGATTGAGGGGCTCGTTGCGATCGCGCTACTGCTTGCCGGCGGCCTGAAATCGTTGCAGGCTGCCGCGCTCGCAACAGCGCTCCCCTTTAGCGTGATTCTGCTTCTGATGGCCATCGCAACGGTGAAGGCGCTACGTATTGATGACAGGGTCCTCGAGCGGGCCGAGCGCACTGCAAGAATTGAACGTCTCACCGAGCACATGACCGCACAGTTCGCAGAGAACATCGGCGACCATCTCGCGGTCGAGAACTATGTCGACGACCGCATCGACTACCGCATCTCTCGCACCCGCGGGGCATTTGCGCCCCGCCGTGGAGCGGCAACGCATCAGGTGAAGCCCCGCAACACTGGAAGTCCGGGAGCACGCTAGGTATCCCCCACTGCACGCAGACGGCGGCCCTCACCGAGAAATCTCGATGAGGGCCGCCGTCTCGGTAAACCGTCTAGTTAAACGGTCTAGTTGTGCCACCGATCTGGCTGCTACGCGATAGCGGCAATCGCCTCACGGTACGCACCAAAGTCGCGAGCCTCGCCGGGGGCGGTCTCAAACGATGCGAGCACCTTGCGCCCCTCCCCGATCACGAGGGTGGCGCGGGTCGCGATGCCGCGCTCCTCAATGAACACGCCGTACTCCTTCGACACTGCTCCATGCGGCCAGAAGTCGGAAAGGATCGAGAACTCGTACCCCTCGGCCTGCGCCCATGCCTTCAGCGCGAAGACGGAATCGACTGAAACACCGACGAGGCGCACCTTGCTGTCTTCGAAGATCTGCAGGTTGTCGCGAAGCTCGCACAGTTCACCAGTGCAGATGCCCGAAAACGCGAGCGGGAAGAATACGAGCGCAACCGGGCCCTCCGTGACGAGCTCACTGAGCGTGAGTTCTTCGCCGTGCTGATCGGAGAGTGTGAAATCGGGGGCGATTGCGCCTACCTCAAGAACCATTGTCAACAACCTTTCAGGCGTCACCGCGCCGCTTAGTGGATCCTCTACGCCCAAGACTAGTGGCGGCTCAGGGGAAATATTGTTCGGGATTCACACAGACCTCCCTCAGATTCTGCGTTTGGTCGTGGATGTTCGCTAGTCTGGAAGGTGCCCGCTAACCTTGCGGGGAGTTTTATGAGTTGCGTGCTCAACGGGGCTGAAACCACATGCCCATGGTTTTGCGCGTGGTGGCGAATGGAGCACTTTCCGTGGCTGTGAACACACAAGATCCTTACTCGCAGGATCACGAAGACATGGATCCCGCTGAGACCGCCGAATGGCGCGAGTCGCTTGACGGCGTCGTAGAGACGCACGGTCCCGGCCGCGGTCGCGAGATCATGACGAGTCTGCTCGAGCGCTCGCGCGAACTGCACCTCAGCGTGCCGATGGTTCCAACGACCGACTACGTCAACACGATCGCGTCAGAGAACGAGCCGAGCTTCCCAGGGGATCACGACACTGAGCGCCAGTACCGCTCATGGATTCGTTGGAACGCCGCGATGACCGTACACAGGGCGCAGCGCCCCGGCATCGGTGTCGGCGGCCATATCTCGACGTACGGCTCAGCGGCCTCACTGTACGAGGTTGGCTTCAACCACTTCTTCCGCGGCCAGGATCACCCCGGCGGCGGCGACCAGATTTTCGTGCAGGGTCATGCCTCCCCCGGTATCTACGCGCGCGCGTTCCTTGAAGGACGTCTGAGCGCTGACCAGCTCGATGGCTTCCGCCAGGAGAAGTCGCACGCGCCGAACTCGCTGCCGAGTTACCCGCACCCGCGCCTCGCACCTGATTTCTGGCAGTTCCCGACGGTGTCGATGGGGCTTGGCCCGATCAATGCGATCTACCAGGCTCAGGTCAACAAGTACCTCACCAACCGTGGCATCAAGGACGCAAGCGACCAGCACGTCTGGGCGTTCCTCGGTGACGGCGAGATGGACGAGGTCGAGAGCCGCGGCCAGCTGCAGGTCGCAGCGAACGAGGGCCTCGACAACCTCACCTTTGTTGTGAACTGCAACCTGCAGCGCCTCGATGGCCCGGTGCGCGGCAACGGCAAGATCATTCAGGAGCTTGAGAGCTACTTCCGTGGCGCAGGCTGGAACGTCATCAAGGTCGTCTGGGGTCGCGAGTGGGACGACCTGCTCCAGCGCGACCAGAGCGGCGCGCTGCTCAACCTCATGAACACCACTCCTGACGGTGATTTCCAGACGTATAAGGCCGAGAGTGGATTGTTCGTTCGCGAGCACTTCTTCGGCCGCGACGAGCGCGCGCTCGAGCTCGTCAAGGACTACACCGACGACCAGATCTGGGGCCTCCGCCGTGGTGGCCACGATTACCGTAAGGTCTACGCGGCCTACAAGGCAGCGATGGAGCACAAGGGTCGCCCGACCGTCATCCTCGCAAAGACGATCAAGGGATACGGCCTCGGGCCGCACTTCGAGGGCCGCAATGCGACCCACCAGATGAAGAAGATGACGCTCGAAGACTTGAAGCTCTTCCGCGACACCATGCACATCCCGATCTCTGACGCGCAGCTCGAAGAGAACCCGTACCTCCCGCCGTACTACCACCCGGGCGAGAACGATCCGACGATCCAGTACATGCACGAGCGCCGCCGCGAGCTTGGCGGCTACCTCCCCGAGCGCCGCTCGACGCACATCGACCTCGCGGTGCCGGAGGAGAAGAGCTACGCGATCGCCGCAAAGGGTTCGGGCACGCAGGAGGCCGCGACCACGATGGTCTTTGTGCGTCTACTCAAGGACCTCATGCGCGACAAGAACATGGGCAAGCGCTTCGTGCCGATCATCCCCGATGAGGCACGGACGTTCGGCATGGACTCGTACTTCCCGACCTCGAAGATCTACAACCCGCACGGCCAGAACTACACCTCGGTCGACCGCGAGCTGCTCCTTGCGTACAAGGAGAGCCCGGAGGGCGTGCTGATCCACGTCGGCATCAACGAGGCTGGTGCAGCCGCGGCGTTCACGAACGTGGGCACCTCGTACGCAACACACGGCGAGCCGCTCATTCCGATCTACATCTTCTACTCGATGTTTGGGTTCCAGCGCACGGGCGACGCCATCTGGGCTGCCGGCGACCAAATGGCACGCGGCTTCATGATTGGCGCAACCGCTGGGCGCACCACGCTCACCGGCGAGGGCCTCCAGCACGCGGATGGCCACTCGCTGCTGCTCGCATCGACGAACCCCGCGGTCGTGTCCTACGACCCCGCCTATGGCTACGAGATTGGGCACATCATGCGCTCGGGCGTCGAGCGCATGTATGGCGGCACGCACGAGGATCCGAACGTCATGTACTACCTCACGGTGTACAACGAGCCGATCATCCACCCCGCAGAACCTGCAGATGTCGACGTAGACGGCATCGTTCGAGGCATCCACCGCGTCAGCACCGCGTCGGCGGGCACTCACAAGGCACAGATTCTCGCCTCAGGCGTGGCAGTCCCGTGGGCGATCGAGGCCCAGGAGCTCCTCGCAACTGACTGGGACGTTGCAGCCGATGTGTGGAGCGTCACGAGTTGGAGCGAGCTCCAGCGCGACGGCCTCGCAGCCGACCAGCACAACTTTGAGAACTTCGGGGGCGCACAGCGCACCGCGTACCTCACCGAGAAGCTCGCAGGCGCCGAGGGACCGAAGGTTGCAGTTAGCGACTGGACGCCAGAGGTTCCCGAGCAGATTCGCCCGTACGTTCCTGGCGACTACTCGGTGCTCGGCGCGAACGGCTTCGGCTTCTCGGACACACGCGCGGCAGCGCGCCGGTTCTTCAAGATCGACCGCGAGTCGCTCGTGGTGAAGGTGCTGCAGCGCCTCGCGCTCGAGGGCAAGATCGACGCGAGCGTGCCGGTTGCCGCGGCCGAGAAGTACAAGCTCGCTGACGTCAACGCCGGAACCACTGGCGGCGCGGGCGGGGACGCCTAGCGGGCGAACGGATGAGTCCCAACAAAGCTCAGGAACTCGCCTGGCTCCGCACGATCTCGGGCGAGCTGGCTACGCTGACGGTGACGCGGCTCGAGGACACGCTCCCCTGGTACGGGAGCATGCCCCCGAGCCGCCGATCGGCAGTCGGCCTTGTGGCGCAGACCGGGATCAGCTCGTTTATTCAGTGGTACGAGAACCCCGGTTCGACCCCGTGGATCGCCTCTGACGTTTTCAGCTCGGCTCCTCGTGAGTTGCTGCGCTCGATCAGCCTGCAGGAAACGCTCCAGCTCATTCGTGTTGTCGTGACAGTCGTCGAGGAGCGCGTGGCTCCCCGCAGTGACTCGCTCCGTGAAGCGATCATGCACTATTCGCGTGACGTCGCGTTTGCTGCTGCG
Above is a window of Leucobacter aridicollis DNA encoding:
- a CDS encoding MBL fold metallo-hydrolase — encoded protein: MAGDLRIERVVTFGVLGAGRPGYPPEGIALDNNVWIVGDDDSALIIDAAHDADAVVTAVGDRDPLGILLTHGHEDHVNAAIALADALDTHTYLHPDDLFLWEDTHGADRLPDFELADGASFSVGGAELVTLHTPGHTPGSVSFYAGSLGTLLSGDTLFEGGPGATRWEYSSFPRLIESISNRLLTLPAVTTVLPGHGSATTIGAEAPQIAAWAAQST
- a CDS encoding BCCT family transporter → MLEPGDLDLPDTVHLHEAVQINDDDSDERITAKLRTHGVRIGKGMISPRVFWPALAIILVLVAYAAFWPDSAEATFSTVQGWIVENLGWYYMLIVAAFIAIATTLGFSRLGRIRLGRDDDEPEFGLLSWFSMLFAAGMGIGLVFYGVGEPLTYATVDPKPGWEGNQAEIAGLAMAQTFVHWGIHPWAIYAIIGLSIAYAIHRRGRPVSIRWALEPLFGERVKGWTGDVIDVLAILGTVFGVATSLGLGVQQISAGMLEIGIVDTVDNTTLVVLIIAVTLVAMFSVISGIGAGMKWLSNINLSLAGALLISLLLLGPTLFLFQNLTESLGFYLANFMQMTFDVGAFQRGEGTSWFANWTIFYWGWWISWSPFVGIFIARISRGRTVREFVAGVMLVPTFVGILWFSVLGGSGLFRQFFGAGDLVQDGTLDVDSVLFKILGDLPFGTIFSVVGILLVAIFFITSSDSGSLVVDMLASGGHPNPPTWSRVLWSVIEGLVAIALLLAGGLKSLQAAALATALPFSVILLLMAIATVKALRIDDRVLERAERTARIERLTEHMTAQFAENIGDHLAVENYVDDRIDYRISRTRGAFAPRRGAATHQVKPRNTGSPGAR
- a CDS encoding peroxiredoxin, whose amino-acid sequence is MVLEVGAIAPDFTLSDQHGEELTLSELVTEGPVALVFFPLAFSGICTGELCELRDNLQIFEDSKVRLVGVSVDSVFALKAWAQAEGYEFSILSDFWPHGAVSKEYGVFIEERGIATRATLVIGEGRKVLASFETAPGEARDFGAYREAIAAIA
- a CDS encoding glyceraldehyde-3-phosphate dehydrogenase; amino-acid sequence: MNQPTTDHLEAWNTKQALAERMIPLIGQLYRDHDIVMSVHGRSLIGRSAIDIIRAHSYARKIDEVELDIAETSAIVAALTAIQPGPVSIDLALLANGFRAAATTDLEAYLRDELAPALAAKPASGRDVVLYGFGRIGRLLARIMIEHAGSQNGLNLRAIVVRKNGENDLQKRANLLRRDSVHGPFNGTIKVLEDENVILANGVRIQVIYSSDPADVDYPSYGIEDAILVDNTGRWRDAEGLGKHLENSGISRVILTAPGKGDLLNVVYGVNNDKISDADTILSAASCTTNAITPVLKVVNDAFGVKQGHVETVHSYTNDQNLIDNFHSGDRRGRSAALNMVLTETGAAKAVAKALPEFEGKLTGNAIRVPTPNVSMAVLNLQLERETTTEELNALLEQVSLTGALRTQIDYVESPEIVSTDFVGSNRAGIVDGLATLVTGSSAVLYVWYDNEYGYSCQVVRIIEQLAGGHPLQLPALAK
- a CDS encoding universal stress protein, which codes for MSEKYLIGVDGSDHSRAALKWGLARATERGATVELIHVADDSFLSESVAFLSEAQSASEQMLAHEIERARTELGFTGEIAGSAVVGHPIAEVEAASKHADLLVLGAHTGGKFAGSVFGTRAVKIAAVAHCPVAVIPAEQEGAGSGVVVGVDGSEASKRAIAFAAEEASFRGVPLVAVYAWMPPLTPGLEYLWSEELVTAQQAAAEESIAIGTAGLAERYPDLEVRREIVQAPPVTALLQVAETAEMVVVGSRGRGGISRLLLGSVSHGVLNALPCTTVVTRAE
- a CDS encoding MetQ/NlpA family ABC transporter substrate-binding protein; amino-acid sequence: MSVKKRSLIAASVAALAIAATALTGCASDSAPKDDGAETTGPVRIGVVPGGQPYWETFVDEAEKEGIEVEIVDFSEYPQPNPAVSAGDLDLNQFQHIIYLATHNVDADDDLVALGSTVVYPLNLFSSKYTDVKDIPEGGTIAIPNDESNRARALLVLQKLGLLELKDGGSATSTPDDIVADKSRVKVTELAADIIPASLPDVDGGIVNNDFVELGGLDFKDSLGSDSADDAAVEPYTNIFAARAEDKDNETYLKLVDIYQNNETFQAALKDYVGEGAVSVKLSQDDLAKLLADAEDNYRATKG
- a CDS encoding DUF998 domain-containing protein, which produces MPRVGSGSAAIESRATRLAVAAFVVAGILTALVMFGRRLPLAGDASLGNIAAWCAGGGAGLAYLLGHIVETRRGRDLWRRQLPLAKRAFDVFALTLATGMLAYLAVMAIASLFQLGFQGLTVDPLGGGVLSGAATAAMTYIGALIGSRVSSGSIAVLATLQLFTGTMASMVSSPDASWWQLHFSQLGNESGSSGYRFNVSLIITGFVLVALSNYIGHDIRRGLIARNSDDPKLVRLLSWLFAAIGLCMAVAGAVPDAENIVVHVGSASGMLVVFAVFVFVSLRRIVDVPRELVVFSLIVVVGIVVAVLLWVPFGYYNLTGTEFMAASLLFAWLTVFVRTAAAYAEPRGIAPHPHGLDRGKVGEPATSPQSERTAEEHR
- a CDS encoding flavin reductase family protein: MNEFEAGDALKRAFRDHPAGVGLITAQTPVGPVGLTVSSVASVAVDPPALSFSVTRATGSAGGVLHADSFVVHLLDARHAGIAQTFAVSGTERFTSEQGWETLPTGEPLLPGVRAALRCRSLHQLEVGSSVIVVAGVLDAHFGEAAEPMSYIDRTFRRLGEVL